The following proteins are co-located in the Microbacterium immunditiarum genome:
- a CDS encoding general stress protein gives MSMMGGRFPQGPEDTGQTVASFPTYEAAQKAVSTLIAGEIPAREISIVGHDLRSVERVTGRLGYAAAARSGAINGLLLGLLFAAIFVLGSPTVPIQAFVGVLFVGIAIGMLLSLVTYSFVRRRRDYASVMQVVAEHYEVHVASSSVHRARQVLGTTEPVPPQAAPTAGEPPLYGQRVAPPAEPPRYGERVVESGGPDTDDESTDAASAAPEEDGADDDRSDPSASPAPDERDDRA, from the coding sequence ATGAGCATGATGGGCGGTCGCTTCCCGCAGGGCCCTGAAGACACGGGCCAGACCGTGGCGAGCTTTCCCACCTACGAGGCGGCGCAGAAGGCCGTCTCGACGCTCATCGCCGGCGAGATCCCCGCGCGCGAGATCTCGATCGTCGGCCACGACCTGCGCTCTGTCGAGCGCGTCACGGGTCGCCTCGGCTACGCCGCCGCCGCGCGCTCCGGCGCGATCAACGGCCTGCTGCTCGGCCTCCTCTTCGCAGCGATCTTCGTGCTCGGATCCCCGACCGTGCCCATCCAGGCGTTCGTCGGCGTGCTCTTCGTGGGCATCGCGATCGGCATGCTGCTGAGCCTCGTGACGTACTCCTTCGTCCGCCGTCGTCGTGACTACGCGTCGGTCATGCAGGTCGTCGCCGAGCACTACGAGGTCCACGTCGCCTCGTCGAGCGTCCACCGCGCGCGTCAGGTCCTCGGCACGACTGAGCCCGTGCCTCCGCAGGCCGCCCCGACGGCCGGCGAGCCGCCGCTGTACGGGCAGCGAGTCGCTCCTCCCGCAGAACCGCCGCGCTACGGCGAGCGGGTCGTCGAGAGCGGTGGGCCAGACACCGATGACGAATCGACGGATGCCGCATCCGCCGCGCCGGAAGAAGACGGTGCGGACGACGACCGGTCCGACCCGAGTGCATCCCCTGCGCCCGACGAGCGAGACGACCGCGCGTGA
- a CDS encoding magnesium transporter MgtE N-terminal domain-containing protein — MSTQRVFVARLSGCSVFDPAGDRLGKVRDVVVIYRKDDPPRVVGLVVEIPGRRHVFMSIGRVTSIATGQVIATGLINVRRFQQRGGEVRVMAELLGRRVYFKDGSGHGVIEDVAIERNRAGEWDVGQLFLRRPKTSASPFAKGPTTFAHWSEVRERQTPGEAQSAEQLIATYSDLKPADLANTLLDLPEERLIEVAEELPDDRLADALEEMPEDEQVHILEALGDERAADILDAMEPDDAADLLGQLSEERSEELLELMEPEEAEDVRALLKYGPDTAGGLMTSEPIVLSADATVAEALALIRRHELHPALAAAVFVTLPPYETPTGRLLGTVHFQRMLRYPPHERLGTIIDDTLEPVPATASATEVARLLASYNLVSLPVVDQAHRLVGAVSVDDVLDYLLPDDWRSHDADDEQPQETVPTTTASIPRRR; from the coding sequence GTGAGCACGCAGAGGGTATTCGTCGCGCGCCTGTCCGGGTGCTCGGTCTTCGACCCCGCCGGCGACCGGCTCGGCAAGGTGCGAGACGTCGTCGTGATCTACCGCAAGGACGATCCGCCGCGCGTCGTGGGTCTCGTGGTCGAGATCCCCGGGCGCAGACACGTGTTCATGTCCATCGGGCGCGTGACCTCGATCGCGACGGGCCAGGTCATCGCGACGGGGCTCATCAACGTGCGCCGGTTCCAGCAGCGCGGCGGCGAGGTGCGCGTCATGGCCGAGCTGCTCGGCCGCCGCGTCTACTTCAAGGACGGATCCGGCCACGGGGTCATCGAGGACGTCGCGATCGAGCGCAACCGCGCGGGAGAGTGGGACGTCGGCCAGCTCTTCCTGCGCCGCCCCAAGACGAGCGCGTCGCCGTTCGCGAAGGGCCCGACGACGTTCGCGCACTGGTCCGAGGTGCGCGAGCGCCAGACTCCGGGTGAGGCGCAGTCCGCCGAGCAGCTCATCGCGACCTATTCCGACCTCAAGCCCGCCGACCTCGCCAACACGCTGCTCGACCTGCCCGAGGAGCGCCTCATCGAGGTCGCCGAGGAGCTTCCCGACGACCGCCTCGCCGACGCGCTCGAAGAGATGCCCGAAGACGAGCAGGTCCACATCCTCGAGGCGCTCGGCGACGAGCGCGCCGCCGACATCCTCGACGCGATGGAGCCCGACGACGCAGCCGACCTGCTCGGGCAGCTCTCGGAGGAGCGGTCGGAGGAGCTGCTCGAACTCATGGAGCCCGAGGAGGCGGAGGACGTGCGCGCCCTCCTGAAGTACGGCCCCGACACGGCGGGCGGTCTCATGACGAGCGAGCCCATCGTGCTGTCGGCCGACGCGACCGTCGCCGAGGCGCTCGCGCTCATCCGCCGGCACGAGCTGCACCCCGCGCTCGCGGCGGCCGTGTTCGTGACGCTTCCGCCGTACGAGACGCCGACAGGGCGCCTGCTGGGCACGGTCCACTTCCAGCGGATGCTCCGCTACCCCCCGCACGAGCGCCTGGGCACCATCATCGATGACACGCTCGAACCGGTGCCGGCGACCGCGTCGGCCACCGAGGTCGCACGCCTCCTCGCCAGCTACAACCTCGTTTCGCTGCCGGTCGTCGACCAGGCTCACCGCCTCGTGGGCGCGGTCAGCGTCGACGACGTGCTCGACTACCTCCTTCCCGACGACTGGCGATCCCATGACGCCGACGATGAACAGCCGCAGGAGACCGTTCCCACGACCACCGCGAGCATCCCGAGGAGGCGCTGA
- a CDS encoding alpha/beta family hydrolase, giving the protein MTLVDSPIPVALPAGSVAVSCDLELPEADPWAAVAIAHGAGAGYRHPFLVGFARALRDEGLATLRFNFPYVEAGRRMPGPAAHAIAMWSAVEAAAREALAGVPFVAAGKSYGGRMASMAAAEGAISPAGLVYLGYPLHPPGQPEKDRSAHLPRIAAPQLFVEGTVDPFVVPHEGLEAAVASCQDATVEWIEGGGHSFEVKGRKRPAEEIGAGLAPLVARFVRARIPV; this is encoded by the coding sequence ATGACGCTCGTCGACTCTCCGATCCCGGTGGCGCTGCCCGCGGGGTCCGTCGCGGTGTCGTGCGACCTCGAGTTGCCCGAAGCAGACCCGTGGGCCGCGGTCGCGATCGCCCACGGCGCGGGCGCGGGGTACCGGCATCCGTTCCTCGTCGGCTTCGCGCGCGCCCTGCGCGATGAGGGCCTCGCGACGCTGCGGTTCAACTTCCCTTATGTCGAGGCGGGTCGACGGATGCCCGGACCCGCCGCTCATGCGATCGCGATGTGGTCCGCGGTCGAGGCCGCCGCGCGCGAGGCACTCGCCGGCGTGCCGTTCGTCGCGGCGGGCAAGTCGTACGGCGGCCGCATGGCGTCGATGGCCGCCGCGGAGGGGGCCATCTCACCGGCGGGGCTCGTGTACCTCGGGTATCCGCTGCATCCGCCGGGGCAGCCCGAGAAGGACCGCTCGGCGCACCTGCCGCGGATCGCCGCGCCGCAGCTGTTCGTCGAGGGCACGGTCGACCCGTTCGTCGTCCCGCACGAGGGGCTCGAAGCGGCGGTCGCGTCGTGTCAGGACGCGACCGTCGAGTGGATCGAGGGCGGCGGCCACTCGTTCGAGGTCAAGGGCCGCAAGCGGCCCGCCGAGGAGATCGGCGCGGGCCTCGCGCCGCTGGTCGCGAGGTTCGTGCGCGCTCGCATTCCTGTGTGA
- a CDS encoding DUF1003 domain-containing protein: protein MARPTRRAALDAPLGRSGVLGPRPAQPSRDRFGRFTEWIARNMGTPAFVLGLTIFCAAWILWNTIGPEELRFDSAELGFTALTLVLSLQASYAAPLILLAQNRQDDRDRVQIEQDRQRSERNLADTEYLAREIVALRMALTEVSDEVITRDVLRTELKALLEQLQPSGEAGDAGRST, encoded by the coding sequence ATGGCCCGTCCGACCCGCCGTGCGGCGCTGGATGCCCCGCTCGGGCGCTCCGGCGTCCTGGGACCGCGCCCCGCCCAGCCCTCACGCGACCGCTTCGGCCGCTTCACCGAGTGGATCGCGCGCAACATGGGCACCCCGGCGTTCGTCCTCGGGCTCACGATCTTCTGCGCGGCGTGGATCCTGTGGAACACGATCGGGCCGGAGGAGCTGCGCTTCGACTCGGCCGAGCTCGGGTTCACCGCGCTCACTCTCGTGCTGTCGCTGCAGGCGTCGTACGCCGCTCCCCTGATCCTGCTGGCGCAGAACCGCCAGGACGACCGCGACCGCGTGCAGATCGAGCAGGACCGCCAGCGCTCCGAGCGAAACCTCGCCGACACCGAGTACCTCGCGCGCGAGATCGTCGCGCTGCGCATGGCGCTCACGGAGGTCAGCGACGAGGTCATCACGCGCGACGTGCTGCGCACCGAGCTCAAGGCGCTGCTCGAGCAGCTCCAGCCGAGCGGCGAGGCCGGTGACGCCGGCCGATCGACGTGA